One stretch of Glycine soja cultivar W05 chromosome 7, ASM419377v2, whole genome shotgun sequence DNA includes these proteins:
- the LOC114420370 gene encoding protein MAIN-LIKE 2-like, with amino-acid sequence MKLCFYRGISEDAHEADVPRRRKPTASARRQRVRLHEDVTERPEYVPQLHEDVPHVSNATPEMTGAADAVQTEEVATDGSLGSPAADEGFPGGPRDPSILTDFAEHERPDLKLVSHGRKVDKIGRSALEIEGLIVGTGLSPLIRCFVITTDPGLISAFFERWHRETSMFHLLVGELTITLDDVVSLLHLPITGALHTFEPLVTSDSIGLLTELLEVSHEEATFETRQASEPHVRLGWLRDLYESQCRARRWVVAARTYLLHLVGCTLFANKSSTHVHVVHLKAFRDLAQAGGFAWGAAALVHMYDHLNVASQASTRQLGGYITLLQCWIYEHFPTMHTSVVHDAYDEGSPRACRWLTGKAHMTGIKGASYRRRLDALTVTDVC; translated from the exons atgaagctttgcttctacagaggCATTAGTGAGGATGCGCATGAGGCTGATGTTCCTCGGCGTCGCAAGCCTACTGCTTCAGCACGTAGGCAACGGGTTCGTTTGCATGAGGACGTCACTGAGAGACCTGAGTATGTGCCTCAGTTGCATGAGGATGTTCCTCATGTGTCTAATGCCACCCCAGAGATGACAGGCGCCGCCGATGCTGTTCAGACAGAGGAAGTGGCTACTGATGGGAGCTTGGGGTCACCTGCTGCAGATGAGGGATTCCCCGGTGGACCACGCGACCCATCGATTTTGACCGATTTTGCTGAGCAT GAGCGACCTGATCTGAAGTTGGTCTCCCACGGTAGAAAAGTAGATAAAATTGGGAGATCAGCGCTTGAGATCGAAGGGTTGATTGTTGGCACCGGATTGAGTCCACTGATCAGGTGTTTTGTTATCACCACtgatcctggacttatatccgccTTTTTCGAGAGGTGGCATCGCGAGACTAGCATGTTCCACCTGCTAGTAGGCGAGTTGACGATCACGTTGGATGACGTGGTGTCACTCTTACACCTTCCCATCACTGGCGCGCTACATACGTTCGAGCCGCTTGTTACTTCAGACTCGATTGGTCTACTGACGGAGCTTCTTGAGGTCAGTCATGAGGAGGCTACATTTGAGACCCGACAGGCTAGTGAGCCTCATGTCCGGTTGGGGTGGCTTCGGGACTTGTATGAGAGCCAGTGCAGGGCCAGACGATGGGTTGTAGCAGCCCGCACGTATCTGCTCCACTTGGTGGGTTGTACTCTTTTCGCCAACAAGAGTTCAACCCATGTACATGTCGTGCACCTGAAGGCTTTCAGGGACTTGGCCCAGGCAGGGGGATTCGCCTGGGGAGCGGCTGCATTAGTCCACATGTATGACCATCTGAATGTCGCGTCGCAGGCCTCTACACGGCAGCTGGGCGGTTATATTACACTTCTCCAA TGCTGGATATACGAGCACTTTCCTACAATGCATACATCCGTCGTTCATGATGCTTATGATGAGGGGAGCCCACGGGCCTGCAGGTGGCTTACAGGTAAGGCTCATATGACGGGGATCAAGGGAGCCTCGTATCGGAGACGTTTGGATGCCCTGACTGTGACTGACGTGTGCTAG